The Planococcus versutus genome contains a region encoding:
- the sppA gene encoding signal peptide peptidase SppA has protein sequence MNTKRWIALIVAAAVLGISVVINSAFAFLQGSFAESIDEMMATTQSSVSEVVLESGDIDSRVAVLNVEGVIQDTGNTSSLFGTSGYNHSFFMEQLENIKEDPSVKAVVLAVNSPGGGVVESAEIYDKITEIQEETKKPFYVSMGAMAASGGYYIAAPADKIFVNEETLTGSIGVIMQSVNYGELAERYGVDFVTIKSGPYKDIMSPTREMTEDERALLQEMLDDSYESFVDVIEEGRDMTEKEVKAVADGRIMNGRQAVEANLADAIGFEEDVIEQVKADYDLGNAEVFQYGASEGWGSLLSMKMNSFFGNDIETQMISKLLTEYSSPRMMYLYGDK, from the coding sequence GAAGCTTTGCGGAAAGCATTGATGAAATGATGGCAACGACACAATCGAGCGTCTCTGAAGTGGTTCTAGAAAGTGGAGATATTGATTCTCGTGTTGCTGTTTTAAATGTAGAAGGTGTTATCCAAGATACGGGAAACACATCATCGCTATTTGGAACAAGTGGCTACAACCATTCATTTTTTATGGAACAGTTAGAAAATATTAAAGAAGACCCTTCTGTTAAAGCGGTCGTTCTTGCTGTCAATTCTCCAGGCGGTGGTGTTGTCGAGTCTGCAGAAATTTATGACAAAATCACTGAAATTCAAGAAGAAACAAAAAAACCATTTTACGTGTCGATGGGTGCAATGGCAGCTTCAGGAGGGTATTACATTGCAGCACCAGCAGATAAAATTTTTGTGAACGAAGAAACCTTAACAGGTTCAATTGGTGTTATTATGCAAAGCGTTAATTATGGCGAACTAGCAGAGCGGTACGGTGTAGATTTCGTCACAATCAAATCAGGTCCATATAAAGATATCATGAGTCCAACGCGTGAAATGACAGAAGACGAACGTGCGCTGCTTCAAGAAATGCTGGATGACTCGTATGAGTCATTTGTAGATGTAATTGAAGAAGGCCGTGACATGACAGAAAAAGAAGTCAAAGCTGTAGCGGATGGTCGAATCATGAATGGTCGTCAAGCAGTAGAAGCTAATTTAGCTGATGCTATTGGATTTGAAGAAGATGTGATCGAGCAAGTAAAAGCGGATTATGATTTAGGTAATGCAGAAGTATTTCAATATGGGGCTTCTGAAGGTTGGGGTTCTCTACTATCGATGAAAATGAATTCTTTTTTTGGTAACGATATCGAAACACAAATGATTTCAAAACTACTTACTGAATACAGTTCTCCACGTATGATGTATTTATACGGTGATAAATAA
- a CDS encoding RDD family protein has protein sequence MTDHETTNAVEVEVTPLAQVPTYREVLIYERKPAGFWVRFWAYLIDLLVVGGLTSILAKPVFALIGMETTEIPWYAPYAIVSGVIFYGYFVMMTKFLGQTVGKMIIGIRVISLKSDNLSIGTVLFREWIGRFISVTILPLYWIIGFTPLKQGIHDFIADTTVVHEESFRKNQVVKKKPTEGSELQETQAF, from the coding sequence ATGACAGACCATGAAACAACAAATGCTGTTGAAGTGGAAGTCACACCACTTGCTCAAGTACCCACTTATCGAGAAGTTCTTATTTATGAGCGGAAACCAGCTGGATTTTGGGTTCGATTCTGGGCTTATTTAATTGATTTGCTAGTAGTTGGAGGCTTAACGTCTATTTTAGCGAAGCCAGTCTTTGCTTTAATTGGTATGGAGACAACGGAAATTCCATGGTATGCACCGTATGCGATTGTATCGGGTGTTATTTTTTATGGCTATTTTGTAATGATGACAAAATTTCTTGGACAAACCGTCGGGAAAATGATCATCGGCATCCGTGTAATCTCTTTAAAATCGGATAATCTTTCAATTGGGACAGTGTTGTTTCGTGAATGGATTGGTCGCTTTATTTCGGTGACCATTTTACCGCTTTATTGGATTATTGGCTTTACTCCTTTAAAACAAGGCATTCACGACTTTATCGCGGATACAACAGTAGTCCATGAAGAATCATTCCGTAAAAACCAAGTAGTAAAGAAAAAACCTACAGAGGGATCTGAGTTGCAAGAGACCCAAGCCTTTTAG
- the tpx gene encoding thiol peroxidase: MVQITFMKNPVTLPNKEVKVGDQAPDFTVLSNDLKPVSLKDTTGKIRLVSVMPSLDTGVCSDQTKRFSDEATSLGSNVDVLAISVDLPFAQKRWMDINKADTITILSDHRDLSFGEAYGVTMKELRLLARSVFVIDENDQVTYVEYVPEGTDHPNYENALNAVKELTN, from the coding sequence TTGGTACAAATTACATTTATGAAAAATCCTGTTACTTTACCTAACAAAGAAGTGAAAGTAGGAGATCAGGCTCCTGATTTTACGGTTCTATCAAACGACTTAAAGCCAGTATCATTAAAAGACACTACTGGAAAAATTCGTTTAGTTAGCGTAATGCCATCTTTGGATACAGGAGTTTGTTCAGATCAAACCAAGCGTTTCAGTGATGAAGCCACTTCTTTAGGAAGCAATGTAGACGTATTGGCCATCTCGGTCGACTTACCATTTGCACAAAAACGCTGGATGGACATCAACAAGGCAGACACCATTACGATTTTGTCAGATCATCGTGACTTATCATTTGGTGAAGCGTACGGAGTGACGATGAAAGAGCTTCGGCTTTTAGCTCGTTCAGTTTTCGTTATTGATGAAAATGATCAAGTCACATATGTTGAATATGTACCTGAAGGAACGGACCATCCCAATTATGAAAATGCATTAAACGCAGTTAAAGAGTTAACAAACTAA
- a CDS encoding class I SAM-dependent methyltransferase: protein MNSAMEKTFNFIDDHTTKIQKEQENAYLESLLTTTENWLDGIIKPEVDASKEEVRKALQLAVLKGMKEHIQPHHQMTPDALGLLVGYLVELFVKKEQAVILDPAVGTGNLLLTVMNYLDGHMTGAGVELDDLLIRLASNAGNLVEQPITFYLQDALQPLLIDPVDVVVSDLPVGYYPDDETAATYELKADEGMTYAHHLFIEQSLKHTAAGGYLFFIVPKALFESEHASQLHSFLKKHAYIQSVMELPESLFKNSAHAKGILVLQKKKKGIKAPKEVLLARVPNMSKPESMTKFFSQVTNWFKENKE, encoded by the coding sequence ATGAATTCAGCGATGGAAAAAACCTTTAATTTTATTGATGACCATACAACAAAAATCCAAAAAGAGCAGGAAAATGCTTATTTGGAAAGTTTGTTGACGACAACTGAAAATTGGCTAGACGGAATTATAAAGCCTGAAGTAGATGCTAGCAAAGAGGAAGTTCGGAAAGCACTTCAGCTAGCAGTACTAAAAGGCATGAAAGAACACATTCAACCACATCATCAAATGACACCCGATGCACTAGGGCTCTTGGTTGGTTACTTAGTTGAATTATTTGTTAAAAAAGAGCAAGCGGTAATTTTAGATCCTGCTGTGGGTACAGGGAATTTGTTGTTAACCGTTATGAATTATTTGGATGGTCACATGACAGGAGCCGGTGTGGAGCTGGATGATTTGTTAATACGTCTTGCTTCAAATGCTGGCAATCTAGTTGAACAACCGATTACCTTTTATTTGCAAGACGCACTTCAGCCCTTATTAATTGATCCTGTTGATGTTGTTGTTTCGGATTTGCCGGTCGGTTATTATCCTGATGACGAAACAGCAGCAACTTACGAGTTAAAAGCAGACGAAGGCATGACTTACGCTCATCATTTGTTTATTGAGCAATCGTTAAAACATACAGCTGCAGGCGGTTATTTATTCTTTATCGTTCCCAAAGCGCTGTTTGAATCTGAACATGCCAGTCAATTGCATAGCTTTTTGAAAAAACATGCATATATTCAATCGGTGATGGAATTGCCAGAAAGCCTCTTTAAAAATTCAGCACATGCAAAAGGAATTCTGGTGTTGCAGAAAAAGAAAAAAGGTATTAAAGCTCCGAAAGAAGTATTATTAGCGCGTGTACCGAACATGTCAAAACCCGAATCCATGACTAAATTCTTTTCTCAAGTAACAAATTGGTTTAAAGAAAACAAAGAATAG
- a CDS encoding RDD family protein yields the protein MYAGFWSRLRAFAIDYVLIFTYMGVVFLFSVFIMPSVQEWFQGSRITAQLSGFMLITLPVSLYFIVADSKIGKQSFGKRQMHIKVVNDNNQLLSIGQATVRTLIKFLPWELSHYMAYRMIYLGDADLHQLDYWIGGMIYVLIFLYVFMVVFTKNKQSFYDRLLKTYVVNTRFS from the coding sequence ATGTATGCTGGCTTTTGGTCACGGTTACGTGCTTTTGCCATTGACTATGTATTGATTTTTACCTATATGGGAGTCGTCTTTCTTTTTTCTGTGTTTATAATGCCTTCTGTACAAGAATGGTTTCAAGGGTCTCGAATTACTGCCCAATTATCAGGGTTTATGCTTATCACGCTTCCAGTATCTCTTTACTTTATTGTGGCCGATTCAAAAATAGGTAAGCAATCTTTTGGAAAACGTCAAATGCACATTAAAGTAGTTAATGACAACAATCAACTGCTTTCTATTGGACAAGCAACTGTTCGAACACTCATAAAGTTTTTGCCTTGGGAGCTGTCTCACTATATGGCTTATCGAATGATCTATTTGGGAGATGCAGACCTACACCAACTGGATTATTGGATAGGTGGTATGATTTATGTATTGATTTTCCTCTATGTATTCATGGTCGTTTTTACGAAAAATAAACAGTCTTTTTATGACCGCTTATTGAAAACTTATGTTGTAAACACACGTTTTTCATAA
- the nhaC gene encoding Na+/H+ antiporter NhaC: MHTIKPVMKPKFWEAMIITISIFLLISISIIQFESVPHIPILLSILLLILYGLMKNITYRQLEKGLVEGAGAGMSAIFLFFFIGMLISSWMISGTIPTLIYTGFTLISMTFFFAIVFIVTSLIGLSVGSSLTTVATIGVAFIGMATAMDLSLAITAGAIVSGAFFGDKMSPLSDTTNLSSSIVGVDLFEHIRNMGWTTIPAFALTLILFSVLSPRATVGTAQSVNEFKEGLLATGMIHWYTVIPLLVLVVLTFLKVPALMTLAISSISAIAISFFHQVSTTSAIFNVLFSGYVSTTGIGEIDRLLSRGGMESMMFTVALVLLALSMGGLLFTLGIVQCLLTKVERALKKVSSVIAASALTAIGINILIGEQYLSILLTGQAFKEPYDKVGLAGKNLSRVMEDAGTVVNPLVPWSVCGIFVTGVIGVPTLEYLPFAFFCLLSPVLTVIFGFTGKTLTFN, encoded by the coding sequence ATGCATACCATTAAGCCAGTCATGAAACCTAAGTTTTGGGAAGCCATGATCATCACCATTTCTATTTTCTTGTTAATTAGCATTAGTATTATTCAATTCGAATCGGTTCCGCATATTCCTATCTTGCTTTCCATTTTATTGTTGATCTTGTATGGACTAATGAAAAATATTACATACCGACAATTAGAAAAAGGATTAGTCGAAGGTGCCGGAGCAGGAATGAGTGCCATCTTCTTGTTTTTCTTTATCGGCATGTTGATCAGCAGTTGGATGATTAGTGGTACGATTCCGACATTGATTTATACTGGATTTACATTGATCTCCATGACCTTCTTTTTTGCTATTGTGTTTATTGTAACGTCATTAATTGGATTGTCTGTCGGCAGCTCGTTAACCACAGTTGCAACAATAGGTGTGGCCTTTATTGGCATGGCAACTGCGATGGATTTATCACTTGCCATAACAGCTGGAGCTATCGTCTCGGGTGCGTTTTTCGGAGATAAAATGTCGCCACTTTCCGATACCACGAATTTATCGTCGTCTATTGTGGGGGTCGATTTGTTTGAGCATATTCGCAATATGGGGTGGACAACAATTCCTGCATTTGCATTGACATTGATTTTATTCTCTGTGTTGTCACCACGAGCAACAGTTGGAACGGCTCAAAGCGTTAATGAGTTTAAAGAAGGTCTGTTGGCAACCGGAATGATACATTGGTATACCGTAATTCCGTTACTTGTCTTAGTGGTGCTAACGTTTTTAAAAGTACCAGCATTGATGACATTGGCAATTAGCTCGATCTCGGCCATTGCCATTTCTTTTTTTCATCAAGTTTCTACCACCTCGGCCATTTTTAATGTACTTTTTAGCGGTTACGTATCTACTACAGGCATAGGAGAGATTGACCGGTTGCTATCAAGAGGCGGAATGGAAAGCATGATGTTTACAGTAGCACTTGTGCTATTAGCTTTGAGCATGGGAGGCTTATTATTTACATTGGGAATTGTCCAATGCCTATTAACAAAAGTGGAACGTGCCTTAAAAAAAGTATCTTCGGTTATCGCCGCATCTGCTTTAACGGCAATTGGCATTAATATTTTGATTGGCGAACAGTACTTGTCTATTTTGTTAACAGGGCAAGCTTTTAAAGAACCATACGATAAAGTAGGACTTGCTGGAAAAAACTTAAGTCGTGTCATGGAAGATGCTGGGACGGTTGTAAACCCATTAGTGCCATGGAGTGTTTGTGGAATTTTCGTCACAGGAGTCATTGGAGTGCCGACATTGGAGTATTTGCCATTTGCATTTTTCTGTTTGTTGTCTCCTGTTTTAACGGTGATATTTGGGTTTACAGGAAAGACTTTAACTTTTAACTAA
- a CDS encoding universal stress protein — MYQSILVATDGSDNSNRAGLQAAQIASLVKGAQVTVVYVADFDEDSNEQRHDGGQIEFELSRQKKIQPIREALEKNETFYKIEIMHGRPAPVIIEMANDGNFDLVVMGSRGLNPISKIVLGSVSSKILTHVECPVLVVK, encoded by the coding sequence ATGTATCAGTCAATATTAGTCGCAACAGATGGTTCAGATAACTCCAATCGGGCAGGTTTGCAAGCTGCACAAATTGCCTCTTTAGTAAAAGGTGCACAAGTGACAGTGGTTTATGTGGCGGATTTTGATGAAGACAGCAACGAACAGCGTCACGATGGAGGTCAAATCGAATTCGAACTATCTCGTCAGAAAAAAATTCAACCGATAAGGGAAGCATTAGAAAAAAATGAAACGTTTTATAAAATTGAAATCATGCACGGAAGACCCGCGCCAGTCATTATTGAAATGGCCAATGACGGAAATTTTGATTTAGTTGTTATGGGCAGCAGAGGCTTGAATCCAATATCTAAAATTGTGCTTGGCAGTGTGAGTAGCAAAATTCTGACTCATGTGGAATGTCCAGTCTTGGTTGTAAAATAA
- a CDS encoding zinc ribbon domain-containing protein YjdM gives MKTIPNCPKCNSEYTYADGNLFVCPECAHEWSLATETEQGEQEKIVKDANGTVLQDGDAVTVIKDLKVKGSSSTLKIGTKVKSIRLVEGDHDIDCKIDGFGSMKLKSEFVKKA, from the coding sequence ATGAAAACAATCCCTAATTGTCCAAAGTGTAATTCTGAATATACGTATGCGGATGGCAACCTATTTGTATGTCCCGAATGTGCACATGAATGGAGCCTAGCGACAGAAACTGAACAAGGCGAACAAGAAAAAATCGTCAAAGATGCAAACGGAACCGTATTACAAGATGGTGATGCTGTAACTGTTATTAAAGACTTGAAAGTCAAAGGCAGTTCATCTACTCTCAAAATCGGTACAAAAGTAAAAAGCATCCGGTTAGTCGAAGGCGATCATGACATTGATTGCAAAATTGATGGCTTTGGCTCAATGAAATTGAAATCTGAATTTGTTAAAAAAGCATAA
- a CDS encoding NADP-dependent oxidoreductase, whose protein sequence is MKAIVIDHYGGKEELKERQVDKPTINEDQVLVEIHATSINPIDWKLREGYLKEMLPWEFPIILGWDAAGVVAEVGANVKHFNIGDRVFTRPATTRQGTYAEFVPVEANLLAHMPESMSFEEGAAIPLAGLTAYQCLVGFAEVKKGDKVLIHAGAGGVGGMAIQIANSIGAYVATTASDKNDELVKSLGANRVINYREEDFSELLEDFDAVLDTMGGDVLEKSFKVLKKGGKLVSIAGQPSEEQAQQHEVKASSFWLEPNGEHLQQLANLFVTGEFKPTIGHVFDFSEQGLKEAHELSETHHARGKIVIKVKP, encoded by the coding sequence ATGAAAGCAATCGTTATTGACCACTATGGTGGCAAAGAAGAGCTGAAAGAAAGACAAGTTGATAAACCAACGATTAACGAAGACCAAGTATTGGTTGAAATTCACGCTACATCCATTAATCCAATTGATTGGAAATTACGTGAAGGGTATTTAAAAGAAATGTTACCTTGGGAATTTCCTATTATTTTAGGATGGGATGCTGCAGGAGTAGTTGCTGAAGTGGGAGCCAACGTCAAACATTTTAACATCGGCGATCGGGTGTTTACACGACCGGCAACAACACGCCAAGGCACTTATGCAGAATTTGTTCCAGTTGAAGCAAACTTGCTTGCACACATGCCAGAAAGCATGTCATTTGAAGAAGGGGCAGCAATCCCTTTAGCTGGTTTAACTGCGTATCAATGCTTAGTTGGATTTGCGGAAGTGAAAAAAGGCGACAAAGTGTTGATTCATGCTGGAGCAGGTGGAGTTGGTGGGATGGCGATTCAAATTGCCAATAGCATCGGGGCGTACGTAGCCACAACGGCAAGTGATAAAAACGATGAGCTGGTCAAGTCATTAGGCGCAAATCGTGTAATTAATTATAGAGAAGAAGACTTTAGTGAGCTGCTGGAAGATTTTGATGCAGTGCTTGATACGATGGGTGGAGATGTACTAGAGAAAAGTTTCAAAGTCTTGAAAAAAGGCGGCAAATTAGTTTCGATTGCCGGCCAGCCATCTGAAGAGCAAGCACAACAACACGAAGTCAAAGCCAGCAGTTTTTGGTTAGAGCCAAATGGAGAGCATTTGCAGCAATTGGCAAATTTGTTTGTTACTGGCGAGTTTAAACCAACAATTGGGCATGTCTTCGATTTTTCAGAACAAGGATTAAAAGAAGCTCACGAACTAAGTGAAACGCATCACGCACGTGGAAAAATAGTCATTAAAGTAAAACCATAA
- a CDS encoding universal stress protein, with amino-acid sequence MTLKYTQILVAVDGSKEAEWAFKKSVGIAGRNNATLNLVNVIDTRSFAAIEAYDRSIADRAQKFAEDLLEEYKKEAMAAGVEKVNIVVDYGSPKSMISRDLAQKVEADLIICGATGLNAVERFLIGSVSEHIVRSAKCDVLVVRTEEAQSDAPTEYYSADKSGKPDNL; translated from the coding sequence ATGACATTAAAATACACACAAATTCTTGTAGCAGTGGATGGTTCAAAAGAAGCAGAATGGGCTTTTAAAAAGTCAGTAGGAATTGCTGGTCGAAACAACGCTACATTAAACTTGGTCAATGTAATCGATACTCGTTCTTTTGCTGCAATTGAAGCATATGATCGCTCAATTGCGGATCGTGCACAAAAATTCGCAGAAGATTTACTAGAAGAATATAAAAAAGAAGCGATGGCTGCTGGAGTTGAAAAAGTCAATATCGTGGTGGATTATGGTTCCCCTAAATCGATGATTTCACGAGACTTAGCTCAAAAAGTAGAAGCAGACTTAATTATTTGTGGAGCTACAGGATTAAATGCTGTAGAACGCTTCTTAATTGGTAGTGTTTCTGAACATATCGTCCGTTCTGCCAAATGCGACGTTTTGGTTGTACGAACAGAAGAAGCGCAAAGCGATGCGCCAACAGAATATTATTCTGCCGACAAATCAGGGAAACCGGATAATTTGTAA
- a CDS encoding M24 family metallopeptidase, which translates to MTKMNQLQQYLKEQSIDAAFITDPYNVFYVSGFQSNPHERLLGVMVFAEAEPFLICPKMEMPDAKNAGWTGEIVGHEDTQNSMDILYQAAQSREIELKSLAIEKAHMTVERHESLLSAFGSLSIAQLDDQLNAMRVIKDDAELEILREAAALADYAIEVAARTIKEGITEVEVMTEIELALKKRGVTHMSFDTTVLTGARAASPHGKTGDYKLKTGDLVLFDLGVVHKGYCSDITRTLALGEPGEEQKKVYDIVYRSEMAALEAVKPGVTAAELDQISRKVITDAGYGEYFTHRLGHGLGIDVHEFPSIHGENHMKMEKGMVFTLEPGIYVPGKVGVRIEDDVAVTTDGYEVLTKYPKELQIINN; encoded by the coding sequence ATGACTAAAATGAATCAACTGCAACAATATTTAAAAGAACAATCAATCGATGCTGCGTTTATTACTGACCCTTATAACGTTTTTTACGTAAGTGGCTTCCAAAGCAATCCACATGAACGTTTACTGGGTGTTATGGTATTCGCTGAAGCTGAACCGTTTTTAATTTGTCCGAAAATGGAAATGCCAGATGCAAAAAATGCTGGCTGGACTGGTGAAATCGTAGGCCATGAAGATACTCAAAATTCGATGGATATTTTGTATCAAGCAGCTCAATCACGCGAGATTGAATTGAAAAGCTTGGCTATTGAAAAAGCTCATATGACAGTTGAACGTCACGAATCGTTGTTATCTGCCTTCGGCTCTTTATCAATTGCTCAATTAGATGATCAGTTAAATGCAATGCGTGTCATTAAAGATGATGCAGAACTGGAAATTTTACGCGAAGCGGCAGCATTAGCTGACTATGCAATAGAAGTAGCTGCGCGCACGATTAAAGAAGGCATTACGGAAGTTGAAGTTATGACAGAAATTGAATTAGCCTTAAAAAAACGTGGAGTCACGCATATGTCATTTGATACCACTGTATTAACAGGCGCAAGAGCGGCCTCTCCACACGGTAAAACAGGCGATTATAAACTCAAAACAGGTGATTTAGTATTGTTTGACCTTGGGGTTGTTCACAAAGGTTATTGTTCAGATATTACTCGTACGTTAGCACTTGGCGAACCAGGCGAAGAACAGAAAAAAGTATATGACATCGTCTATCGTTCTGAAATGGCTGCTCTTGAAGCTGTCAAACCGGGTGTAACAGCAGCTGAACTCGATCAAATTTCACGTAAAGTGATCACTGATGCAGGATACGGCGAATACTTCACACACCGTTTAGGTCACGGTCTTGGAATCGATGTTCATGAATTCCCGTCTATTCACGGAGAAAACCACATGAAGATGGAAAAAGGAATGGTCTTCACACTTGAACCCGGAATTTACGTGCCTGGAAAAGTGGGCGTACGTATTGAAGATGACGTAGCGGTGACCACTGATGGCTATGAAGTGCTAACAAAATACCCAAAAGAACTTCAAATTATTAATAATTAA
- a CDS encoding metal-dependent hydrolase, which yields MHVSYHGHSVVKIKTGDYTILIDPFINGNELTDLTVADEKPDVILLTHAHNDHVGDTVELAKKNNAQVIAIFELANYLDSLGLNAVGMGLGGAHEFDFGVVKFTKAFHSSSFTTAEGEVIYGGMPAGILFKAEGKTIYHAGDTEVFGDMKMLGERNDIDVAFVPIGDHFTMGAEDAAYAVELLKPKVVVPVHYNTFPPIEQDPAYFKSLVKNAKVNILKSGESIKL from the coding sequence ATGCACGTTTCATATCACGGTCATTCAGTTGTAAAAATTAAAACAGGTGATTATACAATATTAATCGATCCATTTATTAACGGCAATGAACTAACAGATTTAACAGTGGCTGATGAAAAACCAGATGTTATCCTCTTGACGCATGCCCATAACGATCACGTTGGCGATACCGTTGAACTAGCGAAAAAAAATAATGCGCAAGTTATAGCTATATTTGAACTAGCTAATTATTTAGACAGTCTTGGCTTAAACGCAGTAGGTATGGGATTAGGCGGTGCACACGAATTCGATTTTGGCGTAGTGAAGTTTACAAAAGCATTTCACAGTTCTTCTTTCACAACAGCAGAAGGAGAAGTAATCTATGGTGGCATGCCAGCTGGAATCCTATTTAAAGCAGAAGGCAAAACAATTTACCATGCCGGTGATACAGAAGTTTTTGGAGACATGAAGATGTTAGGTGAGCGCAATGATATTGATGTGGCGTTTGTCCCAATTGGCGACCATTTCACAATGGGAGCAGAAGATGCAGCTTATGCGGTTGAATTGCTTAAACCAAAAGTGGTCGTACCGGTTCACTACAATACCTTTCCACCGATCGAGCAAGATCCAGCTTATTTCAAATCGTTAGTAAAAAACGCTAAAGTAAATATTTTAAAGTCAGGCGAAAGCATTAAACTATAA
- a CDS encoding DRTGG domain-containing protein yields the protein MATKHEQILVYIESLAVGEKISVRRIAKELQVSEGTAYRAIKEAETKRLVSTIERVGTVRIERKKKEDIERLTYAEIVNIVDGQVLGGRAGLHKYLNKFVIGAMQLEDMMRYTEAGNLLIVGNRYKAHEYGLRAGAAVLVTGGFEASDAVKKMADEFELPIISTSYDTFTVATMINRAIYDQLIKKEILLIEDILIPLEETAYLNLKEPISRYHTLNKETTHGGFPVVDNAKRLVGILTSRDVIGQSLAESIEKVMTKEPITVSTQTSVAAAGHRMIWEGIDLLPVSDDYGKLKGVISRQDVLKAIQTAQRQPQQGETIDDIIKSQLHQQLNDRLLLEFRVTPQMTNAYGSISHGAYTMVLTEAASAVLKTKNRKDSVLENLTVYFLKPVQLDSLILVRPCILDISRKSAKVEVEVSLDNETVGKAMLTFQLLDR from the coding sequence ATGGCAACTAAGCATGAACAGATATTGGTCTATATTGAGTCTTTAGCCGTGGGTGAGAAAATTTCAGTACGGCGTATAGCGAAAGAGTTGCAAGTAAGTGAAGGTACAGCCTACCGCGCTATTAAAGAAGCGGAAACTAAGCGATTAGTGTCTACGATTGAACGTGTTGGAACGGTTCGCATTGAACGCAAAAAAAAAGAAGATATTGAAAGACTGACTTATGCAGAAATCGTTAATATTGTTGATGGACAAGTGCTGGGTGGCAGAGCTGGACTACATAAGTATTTGAACAAATTTGTAATCGGAGCCATGCAATTAGAAGACATGATGCGTTACACAGAAGCAGGTAATTTACTGATTGTTGGAAATCGTTACAAAGCTCACGAATACGGACTTCGCGCTGGAGCAGCGGTATTGGTGACTGGAGGATTTGAGGCTTCAGATGCAGTTAAAAAAATGGCAGATGAATTCGAACTTCCGATTATTTCGACGAGCTACGATACGTTTACGGTAGCAACCATGATCAATCGCGCTATTTACGATCAATTGATCAAAAAAGAAATTTTATTGATCGAAGACATTTTGATTCCATTAGAAGAAACAGCTTATTTAAATTTAAAAGAACCGATTAGTCGTTATCACACGTTAAATAAAGAAACAACCCATGGTGGATTTCCGGTTGTTGACAATGCCAAACGATTGGTTGGCATACTAACATCTCGGGATGTCATTGGGCAATCTCTCGCTGAATCGATAGAAAAAGTAATGACGAAAGAACCGATTACGGTTTCGACGCAAACTAGCGTAGCAGCCGCGGGGCATCGAATGATTTGGGAAGGCATTGACTTGTTGCCGGTTTCCGATGATTACGGCAAGTTAAAAGGAGTTATTAGCAGGCAAGATGTCTTAAAAGCTATCCAAACAGCACAACGTCAACCTCAGCAAGGCGAAACAATTGATGACATTATTAAAAGTCAACTTCACCAGCAACTAAATGACAGACTTCTATTGGAATTTCGTGTTACTCCCCAAATGACCAATGCATATGGTTCGATTTCTCATGGCGCTTATACAATGGTTTTAACTGAAGCAGCTTCTGCGGTTCTGAAAACTAAAAACCGCAAAGATAGTGTATTAGAAAATCTTACTGTTTATTTTTTGAAGCCGGTTCAATTAGATTCGCTTATATTGGTAAGACCGTGCATTTTGGACATAAGCAGGAAGTCTGCAAAAGTGGAAGTGGAAGTTTCGTTGGACAATGAAACAGTCGGCAAAGCAATGTTAACTTTCCAATTACTAGATCGTTGA
- a CDS encoding YtpI family protein codes for MLIFVVLIIVSFVIYFYNKTKQFRTRTVLPIRKKWYAARASMALGSFVAFFGINQLFIFQSAITYIVSGVFIVLGLALVYYNYKASRHYRAFLEEEADLNP; via the coding sequence ATGTTAATTTTTGTGGTTTTAATTATTGTATCATTTGTCATTTATTTTTATAACAAAACAAAGCAATTTCGTACACGCACCGTTTTGCCAATCCGCAAAAAATGGTATGCTGCACGAGCATCTATGGCTTTAGGTAGCTTTGTCGCATTTTTCGGCATTAACCAACTATTTATTTTTCAGTCTGCCATTACGTATATCGTTTCTGGTGTGTTCATTGTACTTGGTTTAGCCTTAGTGTATTACAACTACAAAGCATCAAGACATTATCGAGCATTTTTAGAAGAAGAAGCAGATTTAAATCCTTAA